The sequence below is a genomic window from Barrientosiimonas humi.
CAGCGGCATGACCCAGGTGAGGCCCGTGCGGCGGACCGTGCCGACGTAGCGGCCGAAGAACTGGATGACCCGGGTCTGCCCGGGCTGGATCACCACGAGCGGGGAGCCGACGAAGACCGCCAGCACCACCAGCGCGATCGCGACGGGTACGAGCCCGGCGAGCGCCGACAGCCCGGCGCCGACCAGCATCGCCAGCGCGACGAGCAGGGCGAGGAAGCCGTTCATCGCCCACGCCGGGTGCTCGGAGATGTCGACCCGCATCCCCTCGTGGCCCACGGGTCGGTGCGACGGCGGCTGCTCGTCGGGTCCGCGGCCGGAGTCGTCGGGTCCGTGCGGCCCGTTCGGGCCGTTCGGGCCGGGACCGCCGGGGCCGTTCTGGCCGTGGGGGCCGTTCGGGCCCTGGGGTCCGCCGGGGCCGGGAGGCACGCCGGGGCCGGGAGGCAGGCCGGGGCCGGTGGGCGCGCCGCCGGGTGCGTCGATGCCTGCCGGCCCGTTCTGGCCGGGCATCGGGCCGGGACGACCCTGCTGCTGCGCGGGCAGCGGGTGCCGGGTGGACGGGCCCGACGGTGCGTCGCGTCCGGGTCCCTGCGGCGTCGGGGGCAGGCCCCCTGCCGGAATCGCGCCGGTCTCCTCGTTGTTGCTCATGTCGATCGCTCCTGCCCTCGTGGCGGGTGGGTGGCGGAATCGCACCCCCGAGTTCCCGCGATATCAAAGTGATAGCACTTTAACCCGTGTCGTGCCCGCACGTCGAGATGCCTGTGGGTGCCGCGAGGTACGGTGTTGTCAGCGCTGGTGATCCGCTCACCTGCACCACGGGAGGGTGGTCCGCAGCCGCCCCCCGAGACCGTTAGAGACCGTCCGACCGCGACCTGACGCCGCACGACCTGCACGAGGAGGCCCGATGATTCTGCTTCGCCGAGAGCTGGGTGACGTGCTGCGCGAGCAGCGTCAGGACCAGGGCCGCACCCTGCGCGACGTGTCGTCGTCGGCCAAGGTGTCCCTCGGCTACCTGAGCGAGATCGAGCGCGGCGAGAAGGAGGCATCCTCCGAGATGCTCGCCGCGATCTCCGCCGCGCTCGGGCTGCAGCTGTCCGAGACGCTTGAGCTGGTGTCGCAGCGCGTCGCCGTGGCCGAGGCCATCGCCGCGCCGGTGCGCCTGCCCGTGGGGCAGCGCGAGCACGCCTCGGTCGTCCACGCCGCCTGAGCGGCGCGTCCGGCCTGCACCGCGGCGCCTCCACCTTCCGCACGCACTTCGTCGCACGCGCCCGGCGGGTTGCCACCGCACGCCGCGCGCTCAGCCGCGCAGCTTCGTGGTGGTCGGGCCACCGCACGCCGCGCGCTCAGCCGCGCAGCTTCGTGGTGGTTGGGCGGAGCCGCCCCTGTGGTCGTCCGTCGTCGTGCGCGGCCAGCCCGCCCTGGCACGTGGGGCAGTAGCACAGCACCCGCTGCTGCGGCGGCTCGCCGACCGTCGCCATCCGCACCATCCCTCCGCACCGGCGACAGGGCAGGCCGCGCCGGGCGAAGACGTACGCCGGTTCGCGGCTGTCCCCGGTCGACACCGGCCGGCCCGACGCGACGCTCTGGCGCAGCAGCCGCCGAGCCCGACGTACGACCCCGCGCAGCTGCTCCTGCGACAGCTCGCCGACGGCGGTCCACGGGTTGAGCCCCTCCAGGAAGAGCGGCTCGCTGGCGAAGATCGTGCCGAGCCCGGCGACGTTGCGCTGGTCGAGCAGCGCCTCCGCGAGCAGGCGGTCGGGCTGGGCGGCCAGGTTCGCGACCGCGAGGTCCTCGTCGAGGCCGGGGCTGAGCAGGTCGGGGCCGAGGTGCCCGACGACCCGGTGCTCGTGGGCGGTCGGCACCAGGTCGACCATGCCGAGCTGCCAGCCGAGCGCCGCGTGCTGCCCGGTCGCCAGCAGCACCCGCAGCTTCGGCGAACGCCGTTGCGCCGCAGTCACTCTCGCGGTCGGACTGGTGCGCCAGCGGCCCTCCATGCGCAGGTGGGTGTGCAGCGTGACGCCGCGGTCGACCCGGTGCAGCAGGTGCTTGCCGACGCTCACGACCTCGAGCGTGGTCGCGCCCTGCAGCGGGGTGGCGTCCAGGTCGCCCCAGCGGATCTCGGCGTGCCGCAGCACCTCACCCGCCAGCGCACGGTGCAGCCGGCGAGCAGCCAGCAGCACGGCATCACCTTCGGGCACGGCACGACGCTACCCACCCGCCGCCACCCTGCCGAAACCGCGTTTGAGCCCCGGGCGTGGGGTGGGTGCCCGATGTGCTGAAACCGCGTTTGAGCCTTCTGACCGTGCTGCAGTGGAGTCAAAGCGCTGGAACCGCGTTTCAGAGCCGGGGCGGGCAGGGGTCAGCCGCGCAGACTCACCCGCGCAGGCGGAGGCCGCGGGGGGTGGCGTGGAAGCCGCTGGCCTCGAGGGCGGCGGCGACCGGGTGCTCGGAGCCGAGCAGCTTGTCGCCGTCGGCGGTGGTGACGGTGAGCTGGCCGAGCGCTCCTTCGCGGACCGCCAGGGCCAGGGCGTCGGCGGCCGCGCGCAGCGTGGCCTCGTCGTCGCTCCACGACAGCAGGGTCTTGCCGCCGCGCTCGACGTAGAGCACGAGGGCGCCGTCGACGAGCACGACCAGGGAGCCGGACTTGCGCCCCGGCCGGTGACCCGTGGTGGCTGCACCCGCGGCCGTGCCACCCGTGGCCGCTGCACCGCTGGTCGCACCGTCGGTGCTCGCCCCGTCGGGGGAGGTCGGGCGGTCCGGCCAGGGGAGTGCCGCGCCGTACGGGTTGGCCGGGTCGGCGGCCGCGAGCACCTGGGCGGTCGAGGGCTCCGGCTGCGGTTGCTCCCACAGCGAGTCGGTCGCGGGTGCGGTCGGGCGGCCGACCGCACGCAGCCGGTCCACGGCCCCCGCGGTGCCGAACTGGGCGGCGCCGAGCCCCTCGACGAAGTACCCCCGGCGCACCCGGCCGGACTCCTCGGCGGTCGAGAGCACCCGATAGACGCCGGCGAACCCGTCGGGCACGCCCTCGGCCATCACCGACCCGCGGGTGACGATGCCGTAGCGGTCGAGCAGCACCTCGGCCGTGGCCAGCGCCCGCTCGGTCGGGGAGTCGGCCGCGGGCGGCAGCAGCGACCAGCGGCCGCCGACCTTGCCGGGGGTGGCGACGCGCGAGGTGCCGGCGCCGGTGACGCCGCGGCGTCCGACGGGCACGCCGCCGAGCGACGTGCGCGCCCGGCCGTAGCGGCTGCGGGCCGGGCCGGTGCGGCGCGCCCGGTGCGCGGGCCGCCCACCGCCGACCAGCGCGCGCAACGGAGCCAGCGTGTCGCCGGTGACGAGCCCGCCCCAGACGAGGTCCCACAGCGCCTCGGTGAGCCGGTCGTCGCCGACGACCTCGCCCGCGGACAGCGCCGCCACCCGCTCGCTCAGCGTGCTGAAGAAGAACGCGCCGCCGCCCTCGAGCGCCTGCAGCACCCGCTCGTGCAGCGGCCCCAGCTCGAGCTCGGCGTCGGGCGGGGTGAGCGTCAGGTGGGCCGAGTCGGCGAGGTGCAGGGACACCCAGCCGTCGTCGCCGGACAGCGCGCCCCGCCCCTGCCAGAGCACCTCCCCGCCGGCCATCAGCTCGTCGAGCATCGACGGGCGATAGCTCGCGACCCGCGCGGGCAGCACCAGCGACTCCAGACCGCTGGCCGGCAGCGCCACCCCGGCGAGCTGCTCGACGGCGCGCAGCAGACCGTCGAGCCCGCGCTGCCCGGAGCCCACCCCCTGCCACGCCGGCAGGAAGCGGGCGAGGTCGCGCGCCGGCACCGGCTCGACCTCGGCGCGCAGCGAGGCGAGCGAGCGACGCTTGAGCACCCGCAGCACCTCGGCGTCGGCATATTCCACCGACTCGCGTCCGCCGCCCAGCGACAGTGGGCGCAGCTCGCCGGCGACCAGCCGTCCGGCACCGACCAGGCGCTGCAGCCCGGCGTGCACGACCGCGCGGCCCAGCCCCAGCTCGGCGGCGACCGCGGGCTCGTCGAACGGGCCGTGCGTGCGGGCGTAGCGCGCGAGCAGGTCGCCGAGCGGGTCGTCGACCGGCTCGAGGAAGACCGCCGGCACCCCCATCGGGAGCGAGACCCCCAGCGCGTCGCGCAGCCGCGCGGCGTCGTCAACCAGGGCGAAGCCGTCGCGGCCGGCCACGCGCACGGCGATGACCTGTCGGTCGCTCACCAGCGACTCGAGCCACGCCGGCATCTGGTCGCGCACGTCGGGGCGGGTGCGCTCGGTGACGGCCTCGGTGGTGAGCGGGCCGAGCCAGCGCAGCAGGTCGGCCACGTCGTCGCGGTCGCGGGCCAGGCGCTCCTCGGTGGTGCGCTGCAGCTCGGCCTCGGTCGCGGCGACGACCTCGGGGTCGAGCAGGTCGCGCAGCGCGGTGCCCTCGTCGCGTCCGAGCAGCTCGCCCAGCAGCACCGGGTCGAGCGCCAGCGCGGCCGCGCGGCGCTCGGCGAGCGGGCTGTCGCCCTCGTAGAGGAACTGGGCGACATAACCGAACAGCAGGCTCTTGGCGAACGGCGACGGGGTCTTGGTCTCGACCTCGACCACGCGGATGCGCCGGGCCTGCACATCGCGCATCAGGTCGACCAGACCGGGCACGTCGAAGACGTCCTGGACGCACTCGCGGACCGCCTCGAGCACGATGGGGAAGGACGGGTAGCGACTCGCCACCTGCAGCAGCTGCGAGGAGCGCTGCCGCTGCATCCACAGCGCCTGCCGACGCCCCGGGTTGCGCCGGGGGAGCAGCAGCGCTCGCGCCGCGCACTCGCGGAAGCGTGAGGCGAACAGCGCCGACCCGCCGATCTCGTCGGTGACGACCCGCTCGACGTCGTCGGGGTCGAGCAGCAGCAGCGCCGACAGCTCGCGGTCGAGCTCGACCCCCTGGTCGACCTCGAAGTCGAGCAGCCGCAGCACGATGCCGTCGTCGCCGTGCAGCGCCTGCACCTCGGTGCCGAACCGCTCGCGCAGCCGCGCCGCCAGCCCCAGCGCCCACGGCGCGTGCACCGGTGAGCCGAACGGGGAGTGGATGACCACCCGCCAGTCGCCGAGCTCGTCGCGGAACCGCTCGATGACGATCGACCGGTCGTGCGGCAGGTGGCCGGTGGCCTCGCGCTGCTCGCCGAGATAGGCGAGGAGGTTGTCGGTGGCCCACTCGTCGAGCCCGGCCCGGCGTACGCGATCGCGGGCCTCGGCGTCGTCGAGCCCGCCGAGCTCACGCACGAACGAGCCCACCGCGCGCCCCAGCTCGGCCGGCCGGCCGGGGGAGTCACCCCGCCAGAACGGCAGCCGCCCGGGCTGGCCGGGCGCGGGCGTGACGAGCACCTGGTCGTGGGTGATGTCCTCGATGCGCCAGCTGCTCGTGCCGAGCGTGAACACGTCGCCGACGCGCGACTCGTAGACCATCTCCTCGTCGAGCTCGCCGACGCGCCGGCCGGGCCCTTCGCCGGTGGCGAGGAACACCCCGAACAGCCCCCGGTCGGGGATGGTGCCGCCGGAGGTGACCGCGAGCCGCTGCGCGCCGCGGCGACCGCGCAGCACCCCCTCGATGCGGTC
It includes:
- a CDS encoding helix-turn-helix domain-containing protein gives rise to the protein MILLRRELGDVLREQRQDQGRTLRDVSSSAKVSLGYLSEIERGEKEASSEMLAAISAALGLQLSETLELVSQRVAVAEAIAAPVRLPVGQREHASVVHAA
- a CDS encoding SPFH domain-containing protein, with the translated sequence MSNNEETGAIPAGGLPPTPQGPGRDAPSGPSTRHPLPAQQQGRPGPMPGQNGPAGIDAPGGAPTGPGLPPGPGVPPGPGGPQGPNGPHGQNGPGGPGPNGPNGPHGPDDSGRGPDEQPPSHRPVGHEGMRVDISEHPAWAMNGFLALLVALAMLVGAGLSALAGLVPVAIALVVLAVFVGSPLVVIQPGQTRVIQFFGRYVGTVRRTGLTWVMPLTTRRNVSVRVNNFETNALKVNDADGNPVEIAAIIVWQVADTAKATFAVEHYTDFVSVQSEAALRHVATTHPYDDPDGRGTSLRGSTDQVSEELAHEVAARVAIAGVEILEVRISHLAYAQEIAQAMLQRQQASAIIAARERIVEGAVTMVEMAIERLERESVVELDEERKAAMVSNLLVVLCGDQRATPLVNTGSLYH
- a CDS encoding DNA-formamidopyrimidine glycosylase family protein, producing MPEGDAVLLAARRLHRALAGEVLRHAEIRWGDLDATPLQGATTLEVVSVGKHLLHRVDRGVTLHTHLRMEGRWRTSPTARVTAAQRRSPKLRVLLATGQHAALGWQLGMVDLVPTAHEHRVVGHLGPDLLSPGLDEDLAVANLAAQPDRLLAEALLDQRNVAGLGTIFASEPLFLEGLNPWTAVGELSQEQLRGVVRRARRLLRQSVASGRPVSTGDSREPAYVFARRGLPCRRCGGMVRMATVGEPPQQRVLCYCPTCQGGLAAHDDGRPQGRLRPTTTKLRG